The following coding sequences lie in one Mercenaria mercenaria strain notata chromosome 5, MADL_Memer_1, whole genome shotgun sequence genomic window:
- the LOC123556607 gene encoding uncharacterized protein LOC123556607 isoform X6, producing MVHLKVKTWTTTKSFEKEYRNQVYRRQTFYTNPNTIRQQFTVINNSDNRKDEPAFLLVNISAIDEHSHFLLRCNRSTAPQTYQSTNKQLISTVHPPQSDAPSATKYAVISAIITSICFLGICTSTFFIYRRIAIKKEIDSSRNNANMTSPGVVNTVERNIRRSVYVDCGRSLRHSYAEIGSISDYRHYVMPDETFMQSLKITSRFKTLVEESNSNNAHDNAGETSNGINVKQKSFQKFQGGHTNDKHCSGNHSGPGDVSDIVQDMLADNTTRLSHEMKTKPKSYVMSTEEETDNTNENKGINCSAKSTKQSNKESVDLSAKMIPNEHYDPSGYLDLDVPEKTSNANLMNWKKEVYSVEQMARAKRSDPLDNSENLNQVGKRVVTIVQKGLQDTPLGNQYDYTHNRVIMFSEDEPAQKLPD from the exons GGTACATCTGAAAGTAAAAACTTGGACTACGACCAAATCTTTCGAAAAGGAATACAGAAATCAAGTCTACAGACGTCAGACATTTTATACAAATCCAAATACTATAAGGCAGCAATTTACTGTTATAAACAACTCAGACAACAGAAAAGACGAACCCGCATTTCTTCTTGTGAACATATCag caatagaCGAACATAGTCACTTCCTTCTACGATGTAACAGATCTACTG CTCCTCAAACGTATCAgtcaacaaacaaacaattgaTTTCAACTGTGCACCCACCTCAATCAGATGCACCATCTGCGACGAAATATGCAGTTATCTCGGCAATTATAACTTCTATATGCTTTCTTGGCATTTGTACTAGTACATTCTTTATTTACCGCCGAATTGcgataaaaaaagaaattg ATTCAAGTCGCAACAACGCGAACATGACGTCTCCTGGTGTGGTTAATACGGTCGAAAGAAACATACGTAGGTCAGTCTATGTAGACTGCGGTAGAAG TTTAAGGCATTCGTATGCAGAAATTGGAAGTATTTCAGACTATCGTCATTACGTTATGCCTGATGAAACATTTATGCAGAGTTTAAAAATCACAAGTCGATTTAAGACATTAGTAGAAGAAAGTAACTCGAACAATGCACACGACAATGCCGGAGAAACTTCTAATGgcataaatgtaaaacaaaaaagttttcagAAGTTTCAAGGTGGACACACTAATGACAAACACTGCTCGGGGAATCACAGCGGTCCGGGAGATGTTTCTGACATTGTTCAAGACATGTTAGCTGACAATACCACGCGTTTGTCTCATGAAATGAAAACTAAGCCAAAATCGTATGTAATGTCCACAGAAGAAGAAACAGACAACACAAATGAGAATAAAGGTATCAATTGTTCAGCCAAGTCCACAAAGCAAAGTAACAAAGAAAGCGTGGACTTATCGGCCAAAATGATTCCAAATGAACATTATGATCCTTCAGGTTACTTAGATTTAGACGTCCCTGAAAAAACCAGCAATGCTAATTTGATGAACTGGAAAAAGGAAGTATATTCCGTCGAACAAATGGCTAGAGCAAAACGTTCAGACCCATTGGATAATTCTGAAAATTTGAACCAGGTTGGGAAAAGAGTAGTAACAATCGTACAAAAAGGTTTACAGGATACACCGCTTGGGAATCAGTATGATTATACTCATAACCGTGTTATCATGTTTTCAGAAGATGAGCCTGCGCAAAAGCTTCCAGATTAA